One Elusimicrobiales bacterium DNA window includes the following coding sequences:
- a CDS encoding ABC transporter ATP-binding protein has product MTALISARGLKKIYRRGAETVRAADGISLDVNRGELLAITGPSGSGKTTLLNLLGCLDTPDEGSLSVAGTEIFGSGRKLAEGRLTLLRRRTFGYIFQQFHLVPTLTVLENVLLPRVFYQNGPLRKSPGEILKRLGLEHRAEHLPAQLSGGEMQRAAIARALINGPEAVLADEPTGNLDSTRAEEIKEILSSLAADGIAVIMVTHNPALAGAAGRIIEIRDGRITPSPKP; this is encoded by the coding sequence ATGACAGCTCTCATTTCAGCGCGCGGGCTTAAAAAAATCTACCGCAGGGGCGCCGAAACGGTCCGCGCCGCCGATGGAATAAGCCTTGACGTAAACCGGGGCGAGCTGCTGGCCATAACCGGCCCCTCCGGCTCCGGCAAGACCACGTTGCTGAACCTGCTCGGCTGCCTGGACACCCCGGACGAAGGCTCGCTTTCCGTCGCGGGAACGGAGATTTTCGGTTCCGGGCGCAAGCTCGCGGAAGGCAGGCTGACGCTGCTGCGCCGCAGGACTTTCGGCTACATATTCCAGCAATTCCATCTCGTTCCCACGCTCACCGTGCTGGAAAACGTGCTGCTGCCCCGCGTGTTTTACCAAAACGGCCCGCTGCGCAAAAGCCCCGGGGAGATACTAAAGCGGCTGGGGCTGGAGCATCGCGCGGAACACTTGCCCGCGCAGCTCTCCGGCGGAGAGATGCAGCGCGCCGCCATAGCCCGCGCGCTTATCAACGGGCCGGAGGCCGTCCTTGCCGACGAGCCGACCGGAAATCTGGACTCCACGCGGGCGGAAGAGATAAAGGAAATTCTGAGTTCCCTCGCCGCAGACGGCATAGCCGTCATCATGGTAACCCACAATCCCGCCCTCGCCGGCGCCGCCGGCAGGATTATAGAAATCCGCGACGGCAGGATAACGCCCTCCCCGAAGCCTTGA
- the buk gene encoding butyrate kinase codes for MDYRVLVINPGSTSDDIGVFLGEEQILSKTLRYSPSDLSAFDGKKVTAQFEFRKRAALEVLESSGPGELHAVIGRGGLVRPIPGGTYLVDGALLADLREGVMGDHPSNLGGIIASEIAGPRGIPAFIADPVVVDEMWPLARYSGMPENPRVSIFHALNQKRVARLAAAKLGKKYEECSLVVLHGGGGISVGAHKNGRVVDVNNALDGDGPFTPQRSGGVPAGGLAKMCFSGKYRHDEIKLKIKGRGGLVAHAGTSDMVALEKYINTGELIPGAGMDTTKLSREKARECVEAMAYQMAKEIGAMAAALGGKVDAVVITGGLAYDARVTGFIEERAGWIAPVLKFPGGDEKRALRDAAVSALENPNSVKRYQHAYDANR; via the coding sequence ATGGACTACCGCGTTCTGGTCATCAATCCCGGTTCCACATCGGACGACATAGGCGTTTTCCTGGGGGAGGAGCAGATTCTCTCCAAAACCCTGCGCTATTCCCCATCGGATTTAAGTGCGTTTGACGGCAAAAAAGTAACCGCGCAGTTTGAATTCCGCAAGCGCGCCGCGCTGGAGGTTCTGGAAAGCTCCGGCCCCGGAGAGTTGCACGCCGTCATAGGCAGGGGCGGGCTGGTGAGACCCATACCCGGCGGCACATATCTGGTTGACGGCGCCCTGCTGGCCGATTTGCGCGAGGGCGTGATGGGCGACCATCCGTCAAATCTGGGCGGCATCATCGCCTCCGAGATAGCGGGGCCGCGCGGCATACCGGCCTTCATAGCCGACCCCGTGGTGGTAGACGAGATGTGGCCGCTTGCCCGCTATTCGGGCATGCCGGAAAACCCGCGCGTCTCCATATTCCACGCGCTTAACCAGAAAAGGGTGGCCCGCCTTGCGGCGGCAAAGCTGGGCAAAAAATACGAGGAATGCTCGCTTGTGGTGCTGCACGGCGGCGGCGGCATTTCAGTGGGCGCGCACAAAAACGGGCGGGTGGTGGACGTAAACAACGCGCTGGACGGCGACGGGCCGTTCACCCCGCAGCGCAGCGGCGGCGTGCCCGCCGGCGGGCTGGCGAAAATGTGCTTTTCCGGCAAATACCGCCACGACGAGATAAAGCTCAAAATAAAGGGCCGGGGCGGGCTTGTGGCCCATGCCGGCACCTCGGACATGGTGGCTTTGGAAAAATACATAAACACCGGCGAACTCATACCCGGCGCGGGCATGGATACAACAAAGCTTTCGCGGGAAAAGGCCCGGGAATGCGTGGAGGCCATGGCCTACCAGATGGCCAAGGAAATCGGGGCGATGGCCGCCGCGCTGGGCGGGAAAGTGGACGCGGTAGTCATCACCGGCGGGCTGGCATACGACGCGCGCGTTACCGGATTCATAGAGGAGCGCGCCGGCTGGATAGCCCCCGTGCTTAAATTCCCCGGCGGGGACGAAAAGCGCGCCCTGCGCGACGCCGCCGTCTCCGCGCTGGAAAATCCAAACTCCGTCAAGAGGTATCAGCATGCTTATGACGCCAACCGTTAA
- a CDS encoding phosphate acyltransferase: MTPTVKFTSFSELLASVKGKCSRAAVPGANNAEAMEAVKAAYENGLLSSGALIGEEAAVHATAAAAGLNLSDFEIINCSDPQKMCAGAVSLITSGKADFLIKGLVDTKCYMQAILSREAGLVPEGGVLNHFVLFETPRYKKPFAVTDSAIFISPTIEQKMRIIDNAAQAMRRLGVERPKVSLVCPVEKVNPKIKSTTDAAEIVRRANAGGIKDAAVEGPYDVYITFSRKLAEEKGVAGGEVPGDVDIAVFDDLDAANAVYKTLSLFGEGVSAAAIVVGAKVPVVLPSRTDSPSTKLNSIALASFLKEHR; encoded by the coding sequence ATGACGCCAACCGTTAAATTCACATCCTTTTCCGAACTGCTCGCCTCGGTAAAAGGCAAATGCAGCCGCGCCGCCGTTCCCGGCGCCAACAACGCCGAGGCGATGGAGGCCGTCAAAGCCGCATACGAAAACGGCCTCCTGTCGTCCGGCGCGCTTATAGGGGAAGAGGCCGCCGTGCACGCCACCGCCGCGGCGGCGGGGCTGAACCTGTCGGATTTTGAAATAATCAACTGCTCCGACCCGCAGAAAATGTGCGCGGGCGCGGTGTCGCTTATCACCTCCGGCAAGGCGGATTTCCTTATAAAGGGGCTGGTGGACACCAAATGCTATATGCAGGCGATTCTCTCCCGGGAGGCGGGGCTTGTGCCGGAAGGCGGGGTGCTAAACCACTTCGTGCTGTTTGAAACGCCGCGCTACAAAAAACCGTTCGCGGTGACAGATTCGGCCATATTCATCAGCCCGACGATAGAGCAGAAGATGCGCATAATAGACAATGCCGCGCAGGCGATGCGCCGGCTGGGTGTGGAGAGGCCGAAAGTGTCGCTTGTCTGCCCGGTGGAGAAGGTCAACCCCAAAATCAAAAGCACCACCGACGCCGCCGAGATAGTCCGCCGCGCAAACGCGGGCGGGATAAAAGACGCCGCAGTTGAAGGCCCCTATGACGTCTACATCACATTCTCGCGCAAGCTGGCAGAGGAAAAGGGAGTCGCCGGCGGCGAAGTCCCCGGCGATGTTGATATAGCGGTTTTTGACGACCTGGACGCCGCCAATGCCGTCTATAAAACCCTTTCGCTTTTCGGAGAGGGCGTCAGCGCCGCCGCGATAGTGGTGGGAGCCAAAGTGCCGGTGGTGCTGCCTTCGCGCACTGATTCGCCGTCAACCAAGCTAAACTCCATAGCCCTGGCCAGCTTCCTCAAAGAACACCGTTGA